GGCGCCGGAGACGGAGGTCACCCTGCGCGAGTTCACCGAGGCCGACGCGGAGGCGCTCTTCGCGTGGGCGTCGGACCCGCGCGTGGTCCTCTTCCAGCGCCGCGAGGCCTACGCGCGCGTCGACGAGGCCCGCCGCTACATCCTCGACCACGTCCTCCCGCACCCGTGGTACCGCGCCATCTGCCTCGGCGCCGTGGTGGTGGGCTCCATCTCCGTCAAGCCCTGCGGCCCCgcgggggaggagggggagggcgcGTCGAGGGCGTCCTTGGGCTACCGCGTCGCGCACGGCCACTGGGGCCGCGGCGTCGCGACGCGCGCGGTGCGgatggccgcggcggcggcgttcGCGGAGTGGCCGTGGCTGGCGCGGCTGGAGGCCGTGGCCGACGTGGAGAACCCGGCGTCGCAGCGGGTGCTGGAGAAGGCCGGGTTCGTGAGGGAGGGCGTGCTCCGGCGCTACGTCGTGCTCAAGGGCCGGCCCAGGGACATGGTCATGTTCAGCCTCGTCGACTCGGACCGCGACGAGAGGGCCAAGCCAAAATTATTACTACAAGTGAAAGAACCATTTGAATTGAATAAGGAGTAGGTGCAAGATAATGTCGTTGGCTCTGCTGTGGTTCACCCGTACGTAAATTCTCAATCGCCAAAACTACACGGGCAGAGGCCGGCGGGGAGCGATGGACCCTGACGGCGACGCGCGGCATCAGCAGCGGCGgcgacaggaggaggaggagggcccgGTGGTGTCGCTCCGGCCGCTGGGCCTGGCGGACGTGGACGACTTCATGGCGTGGGCGTCGGACGACCGCGTGATGCGCCACCTGAAGCGTCCCCTCTGCCACACCCGGGAGCAGGCCGTGGCGCAGATCGGGGACACCGTGCTGGGCCACCCGTGGTTCCGCGCCATCTGCGTGACGGGGCGCCCCGTGGGGCAGGTCTCCGTGtggccctaccccgacgacggCGGCCACCGGGCCAACCTCGGCTACGCGCTCGCGCACGAGCACTGGGGCCGCGGCATCGCCTCCGCCGCCATCAGGATGGTAGCTCGTAACGCTGGCGGAGCTCCGGTCAGGCCTGGCGGTTGACTGACTTGCTGTGTTCTTGGACGCGCGCAGGTGGTGGGGAGGGTGTTCGAGGAGCTGCCGGGGCTGGGGAGGCTGGAGGCGGTGACGGACGTCGGGAACGTCCGGTCGCAGCGGGCGCTGGAGAAGGCCGGGTTCCAGAGGGAAGGGGTGCTGCGCAGCTACATCGTCCgccccggcgccggcgccggcgaggcCGGGGACGCGGCGGTGTACAGCTTCTTGTCGTCCGACCCACGTCCTCCGCTAGCGTGATCGCGCCCGCTGTTTCGCTCGCCACTTCGTGTCGTGTAAACCTCCACCGTTAATAACAGGTTCAAATCTGAAGCCGTGATGATTGCCAGTATGTAGTCTCATCATGATTGTCGGAATTCCATCAGCAGCAGAGACCTGTTTGGGAACATTCCCATAGATTTGCTTCAGTCTTCAACTTTAGAACCTATGAACAATCAGATGCAGTGACCTACCAGGTTAATAAACCTATCAGGGGTCAAAAGCTCAGGTTAACCCCTTGCCCATGATTCCTCAGGGGTCAAAAGCAGTACCAGCAGCACCAATAATGCAGTAGTAACAGCAACCAAAACACAAAGAAAAGATCGATACCCAACAACAACAGTACAAGCAGAACTCACTCACCCATGAATGATGGCATGACAATCATAACTCATAATCATGTTTGGTCCAGCAGTGCACCCACCGATTTTTTTTACACAAACAATGTGATGATTAGGAGCAGCTGAGCTCTCATTATGCCGGTCCGGGCTGCTGCATTTTGTTTTAGTAGTACAAGTGATGATCGGCCCCCATGGCATGGGCCATGGCAAACCACACAAACCTATGAATCTTTTTCACGATGGCTACTTTTGGCCCCCCTGAATCACTGAAAGAGGTGCAGTTGGTCTCAGTTCCATCCTCCCTTTTGATGAATAAGCAAGCAAAGCAAAGTGTTTGATGGTGATTGAAAaaacagtttgtctaattcacatctagatgtttttaaggatgtcacatctaagctcccacaataATTCCTTTTGATGAGTAATCTGGAAGCAATCTCTCCCTCGCGTCGCCCTCGCCCTGGGCGACTCGGGGGCTCTCCAACCCTaggcaccgccgccgccctctccttctcccctcctcgcgccgccgccgggtGACGCCGCTGGGTGAAACCCGCGTggcagacggcggcggcggggggacTCCCTCTCCCGACTCCCCTTCCTCTGCGGGCGGCGGATCTAGGCGGCAGGCGGCGGTGTCCTGCGGCGCTCGCGGTTTGGCGCGAGGTGGCAGGCCTCGGCGACCGGTGGCGGGGCGCGGGGCACGCGGCGGCGAGCCTCGGCAGGCGGTGGCGGCTGCGCGCGGGGCTAACTCCGGGGCGGGGGCGCGGGCATGGATCCATCGCGGATCTGATCCTGTGGGCGCGGTCTCGGCCTCCCCTGCTCGGCCGGCGGGtctcggtggggggggggggggcttctcctTGCTGAGATCTGGCACGAGATCATCCAGATCCCGGCAAGGATGGCGGCGACCCGTGCACGAGAGATGGAGGTCTTCGATCAGATCTGGGTGAAAACCTGCTATTGGCTATTGCCAAGGCCGGCGATGGCGACGCTGTGTGCGTCGTTTTCTTCCTGAAGGCATCGCCgtggagaagttcaaggccactctctgctacctccgggggaaaccctagatcagtagatcggatgacggcggctctctggtgtcgtttcccccctgggggcgtcattcttggaggtgcaCACGGGCTCGAGGGACTAGAGGACGGCgactttggtggagcggtgcttcatcttaCACATTGATGGTGGCGGATCTCGGCGGCGTGGTGCTGTGGAGACTCGGCGTCtgatgcgcggagatggactcgtGCAGGAGGAGCaagctgtctggcgtcatggtggcgttGATGGCGGATAGGCCTGGCAAGGTCGGTGCTTCAGTTCTGCTCTGAGGATGGACTGAGGGATGATGGAGGTGACGGCCCTTGCAGCGTGCGGTGCTCACTGTGAGTGTGCCAGACCGGTGTGGGACCCAATCCAGGTAGTGTCTTGGATGGGACacccggctttagatgttaggctttgatgcaatgtctgtttggtattaggcccggacattcggcacgccttcatcaaggggataggagtagcaacggtgttgccaagatggtggctTCAGGCTTATTGATGTATCACCTTGTAtggtctttgtgaataattaataatatggctgcatacatcgtccagatgcagaggccgggggtatatcctccttttctaaaaaaaaagctcccacaaatatataatgcagcaacaagaaaaaaactaggacaaaaaaatagaccacaaacagagtaGATGTGTTCTAGACAGACCCTTGGAAAAAACCTAGAAAAATTGATGATTGACAAGCACTAGTGTTTTGTTTTGATCAGAGTGGATCTGTCAAAAAGCCATGTGGATGATTTTGCTTTCCCGGTAGTTCAATGAACACAGTTTCTTTCAGAGTGCATTCTGGGACAAATGGCTCCATTTCACCTCTAAATAGCCAAAATTTAACTTGCAGCACATGGCAGGGTAGAAGAACACTGGCATCAAATTTCATTTCAGTTAACTAGAACGTCGAACATCAGTCCCCGACAGCGCAACCTCTTGCAAAAGTGGGCAAAGGTCTTTTAATCCGCGGCAAAAGGCTAAAATCATTCTGTTCTCCATGACCAAAAAACACCATCCAGTCTTGCAAAGTCGAGAAGAAACAAAAAATGAAAGATAAATCTCATCTCGGTTATTCAGGGCCGTCGTCATGCCTTCTCCTCCGCTGAAATTCTCTTGTGAAATGCACCGTCCCTCCCCCGTTTAGCTAGCTAGCGCAGGTTGTCCACCGCTTCGTCGAAGAGCATTTCCCGGTACCGGCACTCGTCGCTGCAGAATGCTTTGCCACCCctgaagaaagaaagaaagaaagaaagaaagaaaaggaccAATTATATCACAGAAATGTGCTAATAATGTCCAACTGATGAGTTATTTAAAAAAAGCAGAGCTTTTTGGGGGCAATTGATGTTCAAGTTACGCTCTTTGTGCAAAGCAAAGCAGAGGCACAAATAAAACTACTCTGATCGAGAAGATAGCATCTGAAATCGTGAGGCCGGCTAAAAGTTTTTGAGCGCATCTCCAGGCTAGTACAGTTTATCACTTCAATCCATGAGCAAAGACATGGCACAGATCCCTTTCCTATTGAACCAAACTCAACTCAGTATAATCTTTTGGCATAAGGCTGTCAACCTAGCAAGCATATACTCCTATGTGATTCTTTTTTTGTATTTGCGATGACGATGATAGCTGCTCCGGGTCATGGTCAGGAGTAGGCTTGGGACAGGGACCTGGTTTAGCATTTAGCAACATCATCAATTAGGATGCCAAATAGTTTAATCCCTAGGATGTTGTTAACATAATCCCCCAGGGGACCCAACATTAGGATAATGAGCTTCTTTTTGCATAGTTTTCTACGCGAAAGCGATGCGGAAGGAAACATTTTATTTTGTTCCCACCCAACGAGGCCTACTCTACTATATAAGCTCCAATAATGAAAAAGAATCGGACACATCCACGAAGATATATTGGCATAGTATAGAACTGCCATAATCTTGATGAAGTATATATACTGCAGATGTACTATCTTGATACTGCTACTAGTATCTATCAACAATCAGCGAGTTCAAATGGCTATGTGCGAGTTCAAATGCCTGTGTGCATCGCTTGATGCAGAGGATGGGGGTTATTCCTCCTTTTCGAAAACAATCAGCGATTTGATGATTACATAGATAAAACTTGCAATGATGAAGCGCTCCATGTCAAATTGCAGTAAGTAAAAACTGAGAACTTGATGTCAATGCGCAATTTTATCCGTCCCCTGCCTTgtatttttttgtatttgtgatgatgatgatgatgatagcTGGTCCGGGTCATGGTCAAGAGTAGGCTTGGGACATGGATGCCGAATAGTCTATCCCTAGCTAGGAATTAGTTGTTAACATAATCCCCCGGGGCAGGGCCCCAACAGTAGGATAATGAGCTTCTTTTGCATAGTTTTCTACGTGAAAGCGATGTCGAATCAAAACAACTCCCTTACAAGGACATATTTTGTTCCCACCAAACAAGGCCTACTCTACTAATCAAGCTTCAATAACGAAGAAGAATCAGACCCATCCACAAAGATCCCTATTAACATATAAAACAGCCATGATCTTGATGAAGTATACTGCAGATGTATTATGCTGATACTGCTATATATCAACAATCAACGAGTTAATGATTTACGTACATATAACATGGAATGATGAAGCACTCATGTCAAATAAGTACTAGCAGTAACTAAAAACTGAGAGTTTGATGTCAGTGCATAATTTTATCCCTCCCCTGCCTTCCATCTACTCTGCATCTGATGCATACTACTTACTAGTAGTTGTGATAGTACATTCAGAAATTACATTCTGCTCCATGATGTCAATGCACATTTTTTTAGATGTAAATTGTGTTGTTTCAATACCTGCAGTGTAAGTTCACATCTAGCAGATCATGCATGTTGTCAAAATTCGTGTCTCCAAGCTTTGAGAACATCTTATATATTTAGCATGAACAGACCATTCGCACATATCATTATATAAGCAGAGCAAGCAGCAGAAACAGCCACATCAATCAATCATCAACATATATGCAGTGTCTATTAACCATATTTGGTACAAGAAAATTAGTGAAATGGCGAGTAATAAATCTTTAAAGAGATCTGCATACAGAAAGAAAACTCACCGATGGATGAAGATATCATTGGCATGCCCAAGTTGCCTGCGGCATGCATGGCAAGAGCTCAAGACACCGCTCGGCGGCACGgcatcaccgccgccgccggcggtgCCCGGTCCGTTGTCCACGAGCACATCCCCGCAGCTCTCGACTATGCAGTCGTCGAAGATGTGCCTGGTCCTCGGGTTGGGGCCGCGGGAGATGACGCACGTGTAGTCCTCCGACATGGCCATTTCCCCGGCGGCGAACACCCGGGCGGTGGGCGAGCTCACGACCTCCGGCAGGAACCTCCTGGCCGGGGACAGGACGGCGTCCCGGTTCTTGACGCCGAACTCTATCGGGGAGGACACCAGCTCCACGGCCCTGCCCGAGGGGACCTGGATCCTGAGCTGCGACCCGAACACCACCTTGCGGCCGCCGGCCTTGGCGTCGCCGTGCTCCCGGAGCACGTCGGcgaggccgccggcgccggccggcTCCGGACCCAGAGCGGCCGTCTCCATGTGAGCCTTCCTGAGGCTTCGCTCCGAGAGGAAGGGCGGCAGGGCGGAGCAGCAGAACTGCTTGGTCTCGAGAATGGAGGTGGGGCTCATGGAGGAGGACGGCCCCTGCTCCGCGCCGTCCAAGAACCcggcctgcggcagcgccatgtaCGGCCTCGGGGAAGAAGAAGActgagcggcggcggcggcggcgaggggctcaGGTTGAGGCATGAGACCTCCTCCCCCGCCTCCGGCACCAACCGCTCTCCTCGATCTGTTCCGCAGCATCGCCTcagacggacggacggacggacggagAACCTGTGGagcaggcaggcaggcaggccATGACCAACCATGAAAAAGACGGCAACTGCCGCGGAAGCTTTTGTTGTGTAGCTTTAAAGAATAATCAGCGACGGTGGCGCGGGGGCCGAAAAGCTCACCACAAAGCAACGTCCCCGGACGGAGGGATCGAGCCGGAACCGCTCCAACTACAATGGCCGCCGCCGCTCCCAACGCATTTGCCTCGATCTAGACTATGTCAGGAACCGGAGTCTCGTTCTGGAATCGAAcggggcgcgaggtggaagacgagCAGGGCAGTTGTGGGCAAGGGAATGCTTGCCGAGGTAGGTAGCCGAGGAGAAGCAGGAGAGGAAAGCACAAATTCCGCCGGAAACCGCCCACAGATGAGCAACCAGCCGCCGAGAAAACCGCCGGAAAGCCGTCGGGCTTGGCTCGGCTTGGCTTGCGGTTGCTGGGTGGTGGGTCTGTGTATTTATACAGGTGGGGGGCGCGGAGTCGCCCGATCCATTTTTACCCCGGGGAAGTGGCAGCTCCTCCCACGGCCAC
This genomic window from Aegilops tauschii subsp. strangulata cultivar AL8/78 chromosome 4, Aet v6.0, whole genome shotgun sequence contains:
- the LOC109768792 gene encoding uncharacterized protein — encoded protein: MEQQRREPAPETEVTLREFTEADAEALFAWASDPRVVLFQRREAYARVDEARRYILDHVLPHPWYRAICLGAVVVGSISVKPCGPAGEEGEGASRASLGYRVAHGHWGRGVATRAVRMAAAAAFAEWPWLARLEAVADVENPASQRVLEKAGFVREGVLRRYVVLKGRPRDMVMFSLVDSDRDERAKPKLLLQVKEPFELNKEGRRGAMDPDGDARHQQRRRQEEEEGPVVSLRPLGLADVDDFMAWASDDRVMRHLKRPLCHTREQAVAQIGDTVLGHPWFRAICVTGRPVGQVSVWPYPDDGGHRANLGYALAHEHWGRGIASAAIRMVVGRVFEELPGLGRLEAVTDVGNVRSQRALEKAGFQREGVLRSYIVRPGAGAGEAGDAAVYSFLSSDPRPPLA
- the LOC109768793 gene encoding FCS-Like Zinc finger 8 codes for the protein MLRNRSRRAVGAGGGGGGLMPQPEPLAAAAAAQSSSSPRPYMALPQAGFLDGAEQGPSSSMSPTSILETKQFCCSALPPFLSERSLRKAHMETAALGPEPAGAGGLADVLREHGDAKAGGRKVVFGSQLRIQVPSGRAVELVSSPIEFGVKNRDAVLSPARRFLPEVVSSPTARVFAAGEMAMSEDYTCVISRGPNPRTRHIFDDCIVESCGDVLVDNGPGTAGGGGDAVPPSGVLSSCHACRRQLGHANDIFIHRGGKAFCSDECRYREMLFDEAVDNLR